The following nucleotide sequence is from Psilocybe cubensis strain MGC-MH-2018 chromosome 13, whole genome shotgun sequence.
CTGGGCGGCCACTAAGATTGTGTTGGACAGGTGGCACAAGTCGGTGTTGGCGTCTTTCGTTTGTTGGACAAACTTAATGCTTCTGTAGAGAAAAGTCAGCGACCAACGCGACCCGTACCAGAAAAGAACATGTTCTGAGGGTCCTTGAACAACTGGTGAGGCTGAATCCGGACCGAAATCTTAAAGTTTACTCTGGCTTTTTCCAACTGAATGCCTCGTGTATTCCATGCAGTTCGTCGAACTTGGAATGGAAATGCGTGCCCGCGTCCCTGGGCCGCACATTTCTTTAATCGATCCCCGAATCCACAACGATGCAGAAGCATTAGTAGCAAGTGTACAACGAACGTATGCCCTGTTCAAGGAAAAGGGTGTGCAGAAGAAAGACATCATGGTCAGCGTGAGTATCTGTTCTGTGTTTAAAGCCTACCTAACTGCGTCCGGGGTCTGAGTCGGAATTATTCGGCAGATACCCGCGACTGAAGATGGTATGCATGCCACCAAGAGACTTCAGTCGATGGACTACGAGAATAAGATCAATCTCTACTTAGTGAGCAGCTTGAAGCATGCTGAAGCCTGTGTAGCGGCGAACTCCACGATGATAACAGTGCCCGTGGGACCCGTGAGTGCAATCGCTTTGTATCCTTGAGCGCGCGGGCACGCCGAGTGCCCCGACTAATTGTGTTAAAAATAGGTCCTTAAATCTTTTGAGGATAAACAACAAGGTATCAGAAATATGTCAAGTTGTCAGGGAggaattgaagaaatccaGTCAATGTTCGAATACCTCAACAGGACAGAAATAAGAACCAGAGCAATCGCCACCTCGTTTCGAAATGTCAGGGCGCTTCTAACCTCTTTCAAATTAAATGTTGATCTATGTTTTTTTCGGCTTTCTGACGTCCAGATGTCAGAGGTAGGGCAGTTAAGCGAATGTTTTGCTGTATGCGTTTCGCCAGAGCAGGTAGAACGATTAAAAGGCGGTGCTCGTGTTCCCATCGCTTTGGTGAAGGGACCAAATAATATTGACAAACAGCGTGGCCAAGACGCGAATCCGGTAAATATTCTAACACGAGGTGGTGCACTAGGCTTCTCTGGGACAACAAGAAGTGCGATTAATAGTGTCCTTTTCCACGGACTGCAAACGATGAAGCGCCAGATGGACATTATAGAACAATACGTGGAGTTGGAGTTCGTCAGGCAGTTTGAGTTCCATGCATTAGACCTAAGCAAGTTTTACAACCTCCATCAAGAAGTACGAAATATCCTTTTGTGGCGAGCGCCAAAGAATACCACGAAAAGCAATAGTACCAGGTTGCGAATTACTTTCCAGGGAACACCCAAAGGTCCTACCACAGGGAGTCCTAGTGCCAATACTCAGTCCAAAAATGGGCGGAGCGAAGCCGGCAATTTGAAAGAGGTTTCAAGGGAATGGTGTTTTAGAGCGCctgcagaagaagaggacgatgatgacttGGATGAAGTATTCTGAATATCACGCTTGCAATGACATTCCATCCTGTTCCATCACACCAAATGGAAAAATCCAATAAGCCATAGAAACTTTGTTTTGTGAGAAATTCGGTCATGACcctcacacacacacatgCAAGTGCAACAGATTTATCTTTTGAATATAATCGGATTGTCCCGCCTACGGTTGGTCGGCATTTGGCACATGGCGTTGTGACGATTCGATTTTTGTGATAAACACAAAACGACCGCAACTATTCCCTTGTCATGCACGGGGCTTGTGCGATTAAACTGACGTCGCCACAGGCTACCTCTGTCGGGGACAAGGTGGGAAGTCTAAAGCCAGCATTGTCGTTTGCCATAAAAGTCAAATTATAACGTCGAAGCATAGATTCCCTGGTCTTGGCGTGTGGAACATCGACGACCGCCGGAAAATAGCTGCAATGTCTGAAGGTTGTCATGATGGAGATCACATTGTACTCGTGACGCAAAATCGAAGGACAGACGGTAGCCTCAGGAGTCCTGAAGGCTGAAAAAAGCAAGTGCCCAGGAGAATTGTCTGAGTCATAACGACGTATCCGTTGGCGATATCTCAGACGAGCAAAGACCGTAGTTCTGTTTCGTAGAAGCAGTGTTTCCCAGTAAGTTGAGTTTCTCGGAGTCGTTGTGTTGCATATAAAGATCCGATCTTGTTAGTCCAGGGGTAGATGACAGCCATTGAATTGGAAAGGCGATATACGTAGTATTGCATCTCGGAAGTTCAATCATCCATTCCAAAGGCACCGGACGAGGCTGACTGCTGAGTGTAGATAAGCGGAACAAAGATGTGAGTAGTGTTTT
It contains:
- a CDS encoding putative transaldolase; the protein is MQFVELGMEMRARVPGPHISLIDPRIHNDAEALVASVQRTYALFKEKGVQKKDIMVSIPATEDGMHATKRLQSMDYENKINLYLVSSLKHAEACVAANSTMITVPVGPVLKSFEDKQQGIRNMSSCQGGIEEIQSMFEYLNRTEIRTRAIATSFRNMSEVGQLSECFAVCVSPEQVERLKGGARVPIALVKGPNNIDKQRGQDANPVNILTRGGALGFSGTTRSAINSVLFHGLQTMKRQMDIIEQYVELEFVRQFEFHALDLSKFYNLHQEVRNILLWRAPKNTTKSNSTRLRITFQGTPKGPTTGSPSANTQSKNGRSEAGNLKEVSREWCFRAPAEEEDDDDLDEVF